CATGAGTTACCGGGGGAAGTAATAATCCAGACCTATACTCCTGAACATTATAGTGTAGAACTTGCTGGGACACAGGACTATGATCTCTTTTATAATCGAGAGATGTTGATGCGAAAGGCACATCATTACCCGCCATTTTATTATTTAGCCTTAATTACTATCAGTCATGAACAGTTAATGACCGTGGTTTCGGCAACGGAAAAGATTGCTGCTTTTGTACGGTCACGCATTTCTAATCATGCAGTTGTTCTTGGACCCGCTGCCTCACCCATCCCAAGGATTAACAATCGATACCGCTACCATTGTCTAATTAAATATAAGCGTGAACCAGAGCTTACAAATACATTGAAAACCATACTAGACCAGTATCAAAATGACCCGAAAAGCGGATTACTAGTTTCCATCGATGTAAACCCATTTATTTTAATGTAGGGCTGTGTTATATGAAACTGTTGATTTTAGAACTATGTTGATTTGTGCGGAAGGCGCGAGACTCCTCGAAAATGCTATCACATTTTCTTCGTGCGTGGGCAGATTCAGGGAAGCCCTTTAATGTCCTGCAGGAGGACGGGACAGGGGAGACCCCGCTTATCTCTTAGCGTCGAGGAGTAGGAAAGGCGGAAGCGCCTTGTACAGCCCCGACAAGCGCTGGAGGGCCTGACGATGAAGTCGTTCTTTGACTTCAACGTTGGGACCGAAGCGACTCGAGGGGCTAGACGCTGCAGCTAGACAGGCTTCCCGAACCGCCTGCGGAAAGCGAAGCGCCTCGGGACAGTCAGAGACCGCCTGTCCCTGCGGTGATTATTCGAAGAAGCATTCCTTAGTGGAGCACAAATCAACAGCCTAATTTAACACAGCATTAATATAAGATACGTAAATATCGTTGATATAAAAGGTTATGATCAAGTATTTTGGGTGAAAATGAATAGTAATTAATTGTAACAGATAAAAAAATCGGACAACTTCGATACAGATGGAGGAACACCTTTGGCTATACAAAAGATTGTTATGTACCCTGCAGAGGTACTCGAAAAAAAATGCAGACCTGTTGTGAAGTTTGACAGAAAGCTTGCTAAATTACTTGATGATATGTACGACACGATGATTGAATACGATGGAGTTGGACTGGCTGCTCCGCAAATTGGAATAGATGAAAGAATTGCAATCGTTGATATTGATAATGAATTAGGAACAATTGAGCTGATTAATCCTCAAATTTTAAAAACATCTGGAGAGCAAAATGGCCCAGAAGGATGTTTAAGCTTCCCAGATTTGTTTGGAGAGGTTACACGACCAAATTATGTGAAGATTGAGGCCTATAATCGCAAAGGAAAAAAGTACACGCTCGAAGCAGAAGAATTTCTCGCTAGAGCGATACTTCATGAAATTGATCATTTGGACGGGATATTATTTACGACGAAGGTTAGCCGATATCTCGAGGAAGATGAGTTAAAAGGAGTAGAAATTGAATGACGAGAATCGTGTTTATGGGAACCCCGGATTTTTCAGTACCCGTCTTGCGTAGAATTATTGAAGATGGTTATGAGGTTATTGGTGTGGTTACTCAGCCCGACAGACCGGTTGGCAGAAAAAAAGTTCTGACACCACCGCCTGTCAAGGTTGAAGCGTTAAAGCATGGAATCCCGGTCTATCAACCTGAAAAAATCCGTCAAAAAGAGGAAATAGAAAAGATTCTTTCTTTGAATCCTGACCTTATCATTACAGCGGCTTTTGGACAAATATTGCCAAAGGAAATATTAGAAGCACCAACACAGGGCTGTATTAATGTCCATGCCTCTCTTCTGCCGGAACTTCGGGGCGGAGCGCCTATACATTATGCACTTATCCAAGGCAAGAAGAAAACGGGGATAACGATTATGTATATGGTTGAAAAACTGGATGCTGGAGATATATTAACGCAGGTTGAAGTGGAAATTACCGAGGAAGATAATGTTGGTTCCCTTCATACTAAACTTAGTGTTGCAGGGGCTGCATTATTGTCAGAAACACTTCCTAAGCTATTAGAAGGAAAATTAACACCTGTCCCTCAAAATAATGAAAAAGCTACATTCGCTTATAACATAAAAAGGGATCAAGAAAAAATCGACTGGTCCAAAACGGGTGAGGAAATCTATAATCATATTCGCGGATTAAATCCATGGCCGGTTGCTTTTACAACTCTCGATGGTCAAACATTGAAGCTATGGCGCTGTGAAAAGGTAACAGGGGTAAAGAATGAGGTGCCTGGGACTATTATACAAAATGCTCCTGATGGTATTACGGTATCAACCGGTAATGAAAGTGCTATTAAGATAAAAGAGCTGCAGCCCTCTGGTAAAACAAAAATGACGAGTGAAGAGTTTTACAGAGGTGCAGGATCGAAAATCATAGTGGGCAAGAGACTAGGAGAATCAAATGACGAATAAAAAGAAAAATGTGCGGGAAGCCGCAATGGATTTACTTGATGCGATTGAGAAAAACCAATCATATAGTAACTTACTTCTTAATACTACTATTGAGAAAAACAATATTTCCCCTCTTGATACAGGGTTGCTGACTGAGTTAACTTATGGAACTTTACAAAGAAGGATGGCACTAGACTTCTTTTTAAAGCCCTTTATTAAAAACAGTAAAAAGTTGGAAAAATGGGTGCTTCAGCTGTTAAGGATTACCCTTTATCAAATGGTATACCTTGATAAAATCCCAGATAGAGCAGCTATATTTGAAGCAGTGGAAATAGCCAAAAAGCGAGGCCACAAGGGTATTGCTGGAATGGTAAATGGAGTCCTGCGCAGTATTCAGCGTGAAGGCCTTCCATCTTTGGATGTGGTAAGTGACCCAATTGAAAGATTATCAATCGAAACAAGCCACCCGGAATGGCTCGTTAAGAGATGGGTCAATCAGTTTGGTATGGAAAAAACAAAAGGAATGTGTGAGGTCAACTTAACTGCTCCCCTGCAAACAGCAAGAGTGAATCTAACTAAAACCACCATACGTGAATGTATTGAGGATCTTGATGAAGAAGGCTTTCAAATCGAAAAAAGCCCTATTATACCTGAAGCTATTCGGGCATTAAGAGGAAATTTAGCATTTTCAAGGGCATTTAAAAAAGGCATGATTACCATTCAAGACGAAAGTTCAATGCTCGCAGCCTATGCATTAGCTCCCAATGAAAACGAACTGATATTGGATGCTTGCGCTGCTCCTGGCGGAAAAAGTACACATATTGCAGAAACAATGAAACTCACGGGGGGAGTAATCTCGCTCGATTTACATGAACACAAAGTAAAATTAATTAATGAAAATGCTAAACGGTTAGGTTTGGGCAATATAAGGACAATCGCAATGGACTCGCGAAATGCGGGAGAACATTTCGAAAAAGAATACTTTGATCGAATACTTCTTGATGCCCCATGTTCTGGATTAGGGGTTATGAGAAGAAAACCGGACATGAAGTATACAAAAAAAGAACAGGATCTTAATCAATTAAGTACGATTCAGCAAAATTTATTAAAATCTGTGTCACCTTTAGTCAAAAAAGGTGGAATTCTTGTCTATAGTACGTGTACAGTAGATAAGGAAGAAAATGAAAATACGGTTTTTACATTTTTACAGGAGCATCCTGAATTTGAGGTGGATGTTACCTTAAAAGAAAGAATGCCGGAGGCCATCCAACCATTGGTAACAGAAGGTTTTTTACAAATCCTTCCTCAGGATTTCGGCTCTGACGGGTTCTTTATCGCATGCTTAAGAAAGAAGGTGTAACAGTTGGAACAATTAAATACAACTGAGAACAATACAACATTGGACATGAAAAAAACGTCGATTTATTCCCTGCAGCTTCATGAACTCAAGGAATGGCTGACTAATAATGGTGAAAAGCCTTTCCGTGCAGAACAAATCTATGACTGGCTGTACAAAAAAAGAGTTTCTTTGTTTGAAGACATGAATAATTTATCAAAAAGTTTACGTGATAAGCTCTCGGAGAATTTTCAGATCACGACATTAAAAACCGTTATTAAGCAATCTTCTTCTGACGGGACCATTAAATTTCTATTTGAACTTCACGATGGATACTCAATTGAGACTGTTTTAATGCGACATGATTATGGTAATTCAGTCTGTGTAACAACCCAGGTTGGCTGCAGGATTGGGTGTACCTTCTGTGCTTCAACCCTTGGCGGGCTTAAGCGTCATTTAGAAGCAGGTGAAATTGTTGCTCAGGTCGTAACCGTACAGCAAGCACTTGACGAAACAGATGAGCGTGTCAGCTCGGTTGTCATTATGGGAATTGGAGAACCCTTTGACAATTATGATAATATGATGGCGTTTCTAAAAATCATTAATCATGATAAAGCACTGATGATTGGTGCACGCCATATAACCGTATCCACTAGCGGTATTGTTCCGAAGATTTATCAATTTGCTGATGAAAATATGCAGATTAATTTTGCGATTTCATTACATGCGCCTAACACTGAATTAAGATCCCGTTTAATGCCGATCAACAGGGCATATAAACTTGATGACTTAATGAAATCTGTAAGGTATTATATCGATAAGACGGGGCGGAGAATTAGCTTTGAATATGGCCTTTTTGGCGGTGTAAATGATTCTGTTGAACATGCTGAAGAATTAGCTGACCTATTGAAGGGGTTAAAATGCCATGTTAATCTAATTCCTGTTAATTACGTTCCCGAGCGGGATTACGTACGTACTCCGAAGGATAAAATTTTTGCATTTGAAAAAACACTCAAAAATCGTGGGATAAATGTAACGATTCGCAGGGAGCAAGGTCACGACATTGACGCAGCATGTGGACAACTTCGTGCAAAGGAGCGGAAAGAGGAGACGAGGTGAACGGTTTGAAAGCTGTTTTTATGACTGACCAAGGCAGGGTCAGGCAACATAACGAAGATGCTGGTGGAATATTTGTAAATATGGACGGTAACCGCCTTGCCATTGTCGCAGATGGGATGGGGGGTCACCGTGCTGGTGACGTTGCCAGCGAAATGACGATTTCTCAGTTGAAAAACGAATGGGAGAATTCAAAGGGTATACTGACTGCTGGAGATGCAGAAAGTTGGTTAAGAAGCCAAATTACAAATGTAAATAGCTCGCTTTTTAATCATGCAATGAGCAACTTAGAATGTGATGGTATGGGTACTACTGTTGTTGCAGCAATTAGTACCAATCGATTTGTGACCATTGCAAACATAGGTGATAGCAGATGTTATTTACTGAATGAGAGTGGGTTTAAACAGGTTACTGAAGATCATTCTCTAGTAAATGAGCTTGTTCGAACAGGACAAATATCGCGGGAAGACGCAGAGCACCATCCCCGTAAAAATGTACTTTTACGTGCTCTTGGTACGGAAAAAGCAGTAGAAATGGATATTAAAACCATTATTTTTGAAGAAGGTGATATCCTCTTATTATGTTCTGATGGTCTTTCCAATAAGGTTAATGAAAAAGAAATGAGTGCTATTCTGACTAATGAAGAACCTTTGGAGCATAGAGCGGGCACCCTTATCTCAATTGCAAATGAAAATGGCGGAGAGGATAACATTACACTTGCGATTGTTGAGTTTGCTGATTTCAGCGAGGGTGATGCATAATGTTGATTGGAAAACGATTAAGTGGCCGCTATAAAGTATTAGAAATGATTGGCGGAGGCGGGATGGCGAATGTGTATTTAGCCCACGACATGATTCTTGATCGTGATGTGGCTGTCAAAATGCTGCGCCTTGATTTTGCTAATGATGAAGAATTTATACGCCGGTTCCGTAGAGAAGCCCAATCTGCTACAAGTTTAGCTCATCCAAATATCGTGAGTATCTATGATGTTGGAGAAGAAAACGATCTTTATTATATTGTAATGGAATATGTCGAGGGGCAAACATTAAAACAATACATACAACAGAGTTCACCATTACAGGTAGAAGATACAATTGAAATCATGAAACAGTTGACTTCTGCTATTTCCCATGCGCATCAAAACCATATTATCCACAGGGATATCAAGCCTCAAAATATTCTCGTTGACCGTTATGGAAATGTAAAAATAACTGATTTTGGAATTGCAATGGCGCTAAGTGCAACAAGTATTACCCAAACGAATTCAGTTCTGGGATCCGTTCACTATTTATCACCTGAACAGGCACGCGGTGGCATGGCAAATAAAAAATCTGATGTTTATTCACTTGGAATCGTCATGTTTGAATTGTTAACAGGCAGACTGCCCTTTTCAGGCGAATCTGCTGTTTCCATTGCCCTAAAGCATTTGCAATCGGAAACTCCATCCGTAAGAAGGTGGAACCCGAACATTCCTCAAAGTGTTGAAAATATTGTCTTGAAGGCAACGGCTAAGGATTCTTTTCATCGTTATAACAATGTCGATGAAATGGAAGAAGATTTAAGGACAGCACTCGATTCTGAGAGATTAAATGAACTGAAATTTGTCATCCCGGTTGATGATGAAGCGACCAAAGCTATACCGGTGATTACCAATGATCGTCCTCTGCAAAATCTTGGTGAAACAATGGTACATAGTCAGGATAAAAACAAAGGTAATGATGTCGCTTCAAAAGGTAAAGAGCAGAAAAAACGTAAAAAGTGGCCGATAATTCTAATCTCAACTTTCTTAGTGTTATCATTATTAGGGTTATTTACTTTTCTAGTATTACCAGGACTAATTTCTCCTAAAGATGTTACAATCCCTGATGTTAGTGGTTTGGAGTTAGAAGAGGCAATCGTGAAAATAGAATCTGCTGGTCTACAGGTGGATGAAAAAATAGAGAGTACCCATGAAGAAATTGAAGAGGGAATAGTAATAAAAACGAATCCCGAAGAAGGAAGTACCGTTAAGGAAGATACTGCAATTAATATATACATTAGTATTGGTAAAGAAAAATTCGAATTACCGGATTATACAGGCCGCAATTATGAAGATGTGATGCGGATATTAGATAACCAAGACTTTAAGGATATCAAAATACATGAGGTATTCGACGACAGTGACAAGGGTACAATCCTAAGTCAAAAACCTGGAAGCGGCGAAGAAATAGTCCCAGAAGATACCATTCTAGAATTTGAAGTTAGCAAGGGACCGGAGAAAATAATCTTAAGAGATTTAACGCAGTCTAATGTAAAAGGTGCACAGGATTATGTTGATTCTGTCGGTCTTACGCTTAATGCCACTGAGGAAAAGTATGATGATACCATTCCAGCTGGCAATATAATATCACAGTCACCACCTTCGGGAACAGAGATGAAAAAGGGTGACACAGTTTCAGTGATTATCTCAAAAGGAAAAGAAGAGAAACCACCTAAAACTGTTCCAGTTGATATTCTGATTGAGTATACAGGAACGGTACCAGGTCAAGAACAAAAGGTTATTATTTACATTGAAGATGTTAATCGAAGTATGATTACTCCAGCAGATACTTTTCCAATTTTTGCAACAACTCATAAAACAATAGAGCTCTTAGTTCCATTTGATGGCGATGCAGGATATAAAGTTTATAGAGATGATACGGTTATATATGATAAGACTGTAGAGTACCCGAAAGATTAATCGTTAAAATCATTGGCTTATGATAAAAGGCAAGGAGTGTGGCTATGCCTGAAGGAAAAATTGTAAAAGCATTAAGTGGGTTTTATTATGTACTACATGATGGAGAAATGACTCAGTGCCGCGGAAGAGGTGTTTTTCGAAAAAATAAAGTTACACCACTTGTTGGAGATGAAGTGGTTTTTCAAGCTGAAAATGATCGTGAAGGTTATATTATGGAAGTTAAGGAAAGGAAGAATGAACTAGTTCGTCCGCCTATTGCGAACGTCGACCAAGCCATTCTAGTTTTTTCCGCTGTTGAACCGGACTTTAGTACCGTGCTACTAGATCGGTTTCTTGTCCTGGTTGAATATAATCATATTCAACCACTTATATGTATTACAAAAATGGATTTAACCAATGAGAAGGAAAAGCAGGCAATTACCGTATATGCTGATCAATACAGAAAAATGGGATATGAAGTATTACTTACTTCATCTGAAACAGAAGCAGGGATTGAAGGGTTAAACCCGCATGTCGAAAATAAAATATCAGTGTTTGCAGGTCAATCAGGGGTTGGAAAGTCATCTTTATTAAATGTGCTGCGGCCAGATCTTGAACTAAAAACAAATGATATTTCCTCCCATTTAGGCAGAGGGAAGCATACTACGCGACATGTTGAATTAATTAGTGTGGGTAATGGTCTAATTGCTGACACACCTGGATTTAGTTCATTGGAATTCACAACGATTGAGGCAGAAGAGCTAGCGTATTGCTTTCCGGAAATAGCGCGAGAAAGTGAAAATTGTAAATTTCGAGCCTGTTTACATATCAGTGAGCCGAAATGTGCAGTGAAAGCAGCGGTTGAAGCCCAGACGATTACTCAATATCGCTATCAACATTATGTTGATTTCCTACAAGAAATTAAAGAAAGAAAGCCGAGGTATTAATGATGGTGAAAATAGCACCTTCCATCCTTTCTGCTGATTTTGCCAGATTAGGTGAAGAAATAGTCGCCGTTGAAAAGGCAGGAGCTGACTATATCCATATCGATGTTATGGATGGTCATTTTGTTCCAAATATTACGATAGGGCCATTAATTGTGGAGGCAATTCGTCCGATAACAAAGCTTCCGCTAGATGTTCATCTTATGATTGAAAATCCTGACCAATTTATTGAAAATTTTGCTAAGGCAGGAGCAGATTACATTACAGTCCATGTTGAAGCTTGCCGACACCTTCATCGGACCATTCACCATATTAAATCTTTTGGAATAAAAGCAGGAGTAGTCTTAAATCCAGCTACTCCAGTTGAGTCTATTCAGCATATTTTAGCAGATATTGATATGGTGCTTTTAATGTCCGTAAATCCAGGTTTTGGCGGTCAAAAGTTTATACCAGAAGTCCTGCCTAAAATTAGGAAAGTTAAGGAAATGGCGAATTCAATAGGGAAAGAACTTGAGATAGAAATTGACGGCGGGGTAAATCCTGAAACTGCAAAACAATGTATGGAGGCTGGGGCAAACGTTCTAGTAGCGGGATCGGCTATTTATAATCAAGAGGACTACGCAGCTGCCATATCGTTAATAAGAGGTTAAACAGTACAAAGCCGGCTATATTGCTGGCTTTTTTTGTAGTAAAAAGGGGGTTAGTTTGCGTGCATATAAATATCTTAGCCGGGGGACCTACTGAACTATTGCCTAATTTGAAGGAATATTTAGGTGAAAATGAAGTTTGGGTTGGTGTTGATCGAGGGGTTTACAGCCTAATTAATATGAATATTACCCCGAAAATCGCTTTTGGCGACTTTGATTCTGTAACCAATGAAGAATATAAGGTTATCGAAAAACATGTAAAGGCTATGAAAAGGTATAAGCCTGAAAAAAATGAAACAGATATGGAGCTCGCTTTAAATTGGGCAATTAAACAAAAGCCTGATTTAATCAGAATCTTTGGTGCCAGCGGCGGCAGACTGGACCATTTCTTAGCTAATGTCCAATTATTGGTCAAGCCTTTATTGGAAGATAATCATGTAGAAATTTTTCTTATCGATAATCAAAATATCCTATCATTAAAAGGCCCCGGCAGTTATAAAATGAGAAAGAGGGCAGATAAAAAGTATGTTTCTTTTGTTCCTCTAACCCTTAACGTGAAAGGGCTCACTCTAGAAGGATTTAAGTATCCATTAAAAGATCGTCATATTACCATCGGCTCAACGTTATGTATTAGTAATGAACTTATTAGTGATAATGGTACTTTTTCATTTTCAGAAGGCATATTATTAGTGATAAGAAGTAATGATTAATAGCTAATAAAGAGGTACTGATTTCGTCCGTATGAATAAAATAGAAAAGGCGTACGAGAGAAGTTTAGATGTGTGAGATTGTGAGGAGGGACATAATGAAGTTTTATACAATTAAACTGCCAAAGTTTTTAGGTGGACTTGTCCGAGCGATGATTGGTGCATTTAAAAAGAATGAATAGAAGAAAGTCTAAGCACCTATTTGTGGGTGCTTTTTTATTTTGGGGGAAAGAAGGGTAATATAGTAAGAAAGGGCACCCTAATTAGGATGCCCTCACATATTATACGCGTTCTACTTTACCAGATCTTAACGCTCTTGTAGAAACCCAAACACGTTTAGGCTTTCCATCAACAAGAATACGTACTTTTTGTAGGTTAGCACCCCATGTACGCTTGTTAGCGTTCATAGCGTGTGAACGTGTATTACCAGATGTTGTTTTTCTACCAGTTACAACACATTTACGTGGCATAAATGATTCCCTCCTTATTACCAAAAGCTTTATACAGCATTTACGTTATTGTCTAAAGATACTTTAATAATTTATCATACAACCTGTTTGAATGCAATAGTGATTAATAAACGTTTCAAGAAAAATACCTTGACATGCATGATTATTGATTATGTAGTCAATAAGAATAAAGTATCACTTTCATATTTTTCTTGACTATAGTAAAATGACTTTAGTCAAGGAGCAATTTCCAAAAGGGGGAACGATTCATGTCCATCGAATTAAAAACTAAGTTCGGACAAATTGATATTTCAAATGAAGTAATCGCCACCATCGCTGGAGGTGCCGCTATCGATTGTTATG
This Neobacillus sp. YX16 DNA region includes the following protein-coding sequences:
- the def gene encoding peptide deformylase; this translates as MAIQKIVMYPAEVLEKKCRPVVKFDRKLAKLLDDMYDTMIEYDGVGLAAPQIGIDERIAIVDIDNELGTIELINPQILKTSGEQNGPEGCLSFPDLFGEVTRPNYVKIEAYNRKGKKYTLEAEEFLARAILHEIDHLDGILFTTKVSRYLEEDELKGVEIE
- the fmt gene encoding methionyl-tRNA formyltransferase, whose product is MTRIVFMGTPDFSVPVLRRIIEDGYEVIGVVTQPDRPVGRKKVLTPPPVKVEALKHGIPVYQPEKIRQKEEIEKILSLNPDLIITAAFGQILPKEILEAPTQGCINVHASLLPELRGGAPIHYALIQGKKKTGITIMYMVEKLDAGDILTQVEVEITEEDNVGSLHTKLSVAGAALLSETLPKLLEGKLTPVPQNNEKATFAYNIKRDQEKIDWSKTGEEIYNHIRGLNPWPVAFTTLDGQTLKLWRCEKVTGVKNEVPGTIIQNAPDGITVSTGNESAIKIKELQPSGKTKMTSEEFYRGAGSKIIVGKRLGESNDE
- the rsmB gene encoding 16S rRNA (cytosine(967)-C(5))-methyltransferase RsmB, with the translated sequence MTNKKKNVREAAMDLLDAIEKNQSYSNLLLNTTIEKNNISPLDTGLLTELTYGTLQRRMALDFFLKPFIKNSKKLEKWVLQLLRITLYQMVYLDKIPDRAAIFEAVEIAKKRGHKGIAGMVNGVLRSIQREGLPSLDVVSDPIERLSIETSHPEWLVKRWVNQFGMEKTKGMCEVNLTAPLQTARVNLTKTTIRECIEDLDEEGFQIEKSPIIPEAIRALRGNLAFSRAFKKGMITIQDESSMLAAYALAPNENELILDACAAPGGKSTHIAETMKLTGGVISLDLHEHKVKLINENAKRLGLGNIRTIAMDSRNAGEHFEKEYFDRILLDAPCSGLGVMRRKPDMKYTKKEQDLNQLSTIQQNLLKSVSPLVKKGGILVYSTCTVDKEENENTVFTFLQEHPEFEVDVTLKERMPEAIQPLVTEGFLQILPQDFGSDGFFIACLRKKV
- the rlmN gene encoding 23S rRNA (adenine(2503)-C(2))-methyltransferase RlmN; this encodes MKKTSIYSLQLHELKEWLTNNGEKPFRAEQIYDWLYKKRVSLFEDMNNLSKSLRDKLSENFQITTLKTVIKQSSSDGTIKFLFELHDGYSIETVLMRHDYGNSVCVTTQVGCRIGCTFCASTLGGLKRHLEAGEIVAQVVTVQQALDETDERVSSVVIMGIGEPFDNYDNMMAFLKIINHDKALMIGARHITVSTSGIVPKIYQFADENMQINFAISLHAPNTELRSRLMPINRAYKLDDLMKSVRYYIDKTGRRISFEYGLFGGVNDSVEHAEELADLLKGLKCHVNLIPVNYVPERDYVRTPKDKIFAFEKTLKNRGINVTIRREQGHDIDAACGQLRAKERKEETR
- a CDS encoding Stp1/IreP family PP2C-type Ser/Thr phosphatase → MKAVFMTDQGRVRQHNEDAGGIFVNMDGNRLAIVADGMGGHRAGDVASEMTISQLKNEWENSKGILTAGDAESWLRSQITNVNSSLFNHAMSNLECDGMGTTVVAAISTNRFVTIANIGDSRCYLLNESGFKQVTEDHSLVNELVRTGQISREDAEHHPRKNVLLRALGTEKAVEMDIKTIIFEEGDILLLCSDGLSNKVNEKEMSAILTNEEPLEHRAGTLISIANENGGEDNITLAIVEFADFSEGDA
- the pknB gene encoding Stk1 family PASTA domain-containing Ser/Thr kinase, whose translation is MLIGKRLSGRYKVLEMIGGGGMANVYLAHDMILDRDVAVKMLRLDFANDEEFIRRFRREAQSATSLAHPNIVSIYDVGEENDLYYIVMEYVEGQTLKQYIQQSSPLQVEDTIEIMKQLTSAISHAHQNHIIHRDIKPQNILVDRYGNVKITDFGIAMALSATSITQTNSVLGSVHYLSPEQARGGMANKKSDVYSLGIVMFELLTGRLPFSGESAVSIALKHLQSETPSVRRWNPNIPQSVENIVLKATAKDSFHRYNNVDEMEEDLRTALDSERLNELKFVIPVDDEATKAIPVITNDRPLQNLGETMVHSQDKNKGNDVASKGKEQKKRKKWPIILISTFLVLSLLGLFTFLVLPGLISPKDVTIPDVSGLELEEAIVKIESAGLQVDEKIESTHEEIEEGIVIKTNPEEGSTVKEDTAINIYISIGKEKFELPDYTGRNYEDVMRILDNQDFKDIKIHEVFDDSDKGTILSQKPGSGEEIVPEDTILEFEVSKGPEKIILRDLTQSNVKGAQDYVDSVGLTLNATEEKYDDTIPAGNIISQSPPSGTEMKKGDTVSVIISKGKEEKPPKTVPVDILIEYTGTVPGQEQKVIIYIEDVNRSMITPADTFPIFATTHKTIELLVPFDGDAGYKVYRDDTVIYDKTVEYPKD
- the rsgA gene encoding ribosome small subunit-dependent GTPase A; this encodes MPEGKIVKALSGFYYVLHDGEMTQCRGRGVFRKNKVTPLVGDEVVFQAENDREGYIMEVKERKNELVRPPIANVDQAILVFSAVEPDFSTVLLDRFLVLVEYNHIQPLICITKMDLTNEKEKQAITVYADQYRKMGYEVLLTSSETEAGIEGLNPHVENKISVFAGQSGVGKSSLLNVLRPDLELKTNDISSHLGRGKHTTRHVELISVGNGLIADTPGFSSLEFTTIEAEELAYCFPEIARESENCKFRACLHISEPKCAVKAAVEAQTITQYRYQHYVDFLQEIKERKPRY
- the rpe gene encoding ribulose-phosphate 3-epimerase, with translation MVKIAPSILSADFARLGEEIVAVEKAGADYIHIDVMDGHFVPNITIGPLIVEAIRPITKLPLDVHLMIENPDQFIENFAKAGADYITVHVEACRHLHRTIHHIKSFGIKAGVVLNPATPVESIQHILADIDMVLLMSVNPGFGGQKFIPEVLPKIRKVKEMANSIGKELEIEIDGGVNPETAKQCMEAGANVLVAGSAIYNQEDYAAAISLIRG
- a CDS encoding thiamine diphosphokinase; the protein is MHINILAGGPTELLPNLKEYLGENEVWVGVDRGVYSLINMNITPKIAFGDFDSVTNEEYKVIEKHVKAMKRYKPEKNETDMELALNWAIKQKPDLIRIFGASGGRLDHFLANVQLLVKPLLEDNHVEIFLIDNQNILSLKGPGSYKMRKRADKKYVSFVPLTLNVKGLTLEGFKYPLKDRHITIGSTLCISNELISDNGTFSFSEGILLVIRSND
- the spoVM gene encoding stage V sporulation protein SpoVM, which gives rise to MKFYTIKLPKFLGGLVRAMIGAFKKNE
- the rpmB gene encoding 50S ribosomal protein L28 is translated as MPRKCVVTGRKTTSGNTRSHAMNANKRTWGANLQKVRILVDGKPKRVWVSTRALRSGKVERV